TCCTGATCCCGTAATGTGGAATATATTATCTTTCATCAGAGTCCACTCGACTTCAACAATCCCGTGTTTTGTGGCGACCTTGCCATTCGCCCAATCCAACTTTAATAACTTGGGCTCAATAATGATGGTTGAGTACCCCGGAGCGCCTGGTCTCACACCAAGAATCTCACCTAGAAATTCAGAGATCGGCAATGCACTCCAAGCGTGGCAATCACTGCGTGGATGATTATCATCTGGTACCTCTGGTAAGGTCGTTAGATGCAAATCCAGATAGGCTCTCCAGCGGTCGATCACAACATTCGCTTTGTCATACAATCTATGATGAGATAATAACCGGAATAGCTCGTATGAAGCTGGCATTGACAATTGCGTCATTTGTTCGGCAGGGAATTCAATTGTACGTTCCAGCAGTTGGACAGCTTCCTCTCCTGAAACTGCACCGCATACAATCCCCCAGACTTGTGTATGTTGGCTAAAATCATCAACCTCTGGCCCGTCGGCGAATAGACCACGATCTGTACGCCAACAATGACGTAGCAATGCATCATTTAAGGCATTCGCTTCTTCTTTCGCTTCGCGTGCCGCATCCGTCCAATTCATCGCCAGATATAGTTCAGAAGCAGTATTAAGGGCAGCTGCAAACATTTGACTCAGCAGTGTGAGCGGACCTTTATTATGTGCCGGTGGTGTTCCAATTTCCCACTCTTTGCACCAATCGAAGAAAGGCCAGTATGCACGTGGCGTTGGAGCAACAAGTCCTTCAGGCGTCAGTAAACGTCTAAACCAATCAAGTACCCCAGTCATTGTAGGCAAATAACGCCGAATCAAGCTTCGTTCACCAAAGTGCAGATAATGTTCGTTAAGCATATGAATCCAGTACAAGGAAAAAGATGGAATCACTTGTCGATATTCAGCTGGATAGCGGCTCTGCAGTATGCCAGAAGGCAGTGCAGAACTGTGAAAGTCAAACAATGAACGGCGGGCTAACCGATCATCGGCACTAAGCGCATAGGTGAATATCATCTGAAGACGGGTGTCCATTGAATATTGCATTTGCTCATAATATGGACAGTCCTCATACGTTTCGTGCATACATCTTTTGAGCGTATTTAAAGACAATTTCCATAGTTGTTCGAAATCTGGATCCGAACAAGCAAAGGATGCTTTAATATCTAGTGGGTAACCTACATCTCTGTAAGAAAGCCGAACAATTTCGAGTGGTTCGTTCTTCGCAGTTGCTTCAAATCTGATATACCGGAAAGTACGGAATTCGAACGGTTCATAACGCTCCACTACGTATTCATCACCTACTCCAGCTACCGTGTAGTAATCACTCTCTCCGATCAAGATACCGTTCTCTGAATCGTCTCGTTTTCCCTTCACTCTGTGCTGGAGATTAGATGAGGCTTCCTCATAAGACTCTGAATATTGAACTCGAACTAGGCTCTCACGCCCACCTCGTAATTCTAATGACAAATAGCCAGTCGCTAACTCTCCAGCATCAATTTCCAGCCAAATAGAACTGCCGGGTTCTACACGCAGAACTTCCGAATGCTCCTCATCAAGAAATGATGTGTATTTGGGTATAGCCGAGAGATTATCGGCATTTGTAACGCCTCGAAAGAAGGTCAAAATTTCTTTTAAAGGAGGGATCGGGCGTGGTGACAATTGCCATGGCGTTAATTGTCCGTATGAATCGATAGTTTTAGTAATAACAGTTGCATTTGCCCAGCCTTCACCAGTAAATTCAGGCAACTCCCAACCATGATCCACTCCCCTTCCATCAGTGTCTTCAAACCCGCCAAGGTGAAAGATGATTGGGCTAGAGACAAGTTTAAATCCAGTCATCAC
This window of the Paenibacillus sp. FSL R10-2734 genome carries:
- a CDS encoding alpha-L-rhamnosidase C-terminal domain-containing protein → MEENRLWKANWIWSMGYPWTSNPGTHEMVYFRREFTVSDSQGAKLVVDITADSRYRLFLNGESVSVGPCKGDQFCHYYETVDLSDRLINGKNVLAVKVLHYAAVGPFELGESGPISIHRAVGGAMLLEGELIERKGYSQALHTDESWQCKVMTGFKLVSSPIIFHLGGFEDTDGRGVDHGWELPEFTGEGWANATVITKTIDSYGQLTPWQLSPRPIPPLKEILTFFRGVTNADNLSAIPKYTSFLDEEHSEVLRVEPGSSIWLEIDAGELATGYLSLELRGGRESLVRVQYSESYEEASSNLQHRVKGKRDDSENGILIGESDYYTVAGVGDEYVVERYEPFEFRTFRYIRFEATAKNEPLEIVRLSYRDVGYPLDIKASFACSDPDFEQLWKLSLNTLKRCMHETYEDCPYYEQMQYSMDTRLQMIFTYALSADDRLARRSLFDFHSSALPSGILQSRYPAEYRQVIPSFSLYWIHMLNEHYLHFGERSLIRRYLPTMTGVLDWFRRLLTPEGLVAPTPRAYWPFFDWCKEWEIGTPPAHNKGPLTLLSQMFAAALNTASELYLAMNWTDAAREAKEEANALNDALLRHCWRTDRGLFADGPEVDDFSQHTQVWGIVCGAVSGEEAVQLLERTIEFPAEQMTQLSMPASYELFRLLSHHRLYDKANVVIDRWRAYLDLHLTTLPEVPDDNHPRSDCHAWSALPISEFLGEILGVRPGAPGYSTIIIEPKLLKLDWANGKVATKHGIVEVEWTLMKDNIFHITGSGPENIPVVLKLPNGESMEFQNGGGFNASIKLPMIV